A region from the Coffea eugenioides isolate CCC68of chromosome 9, Ceug_1.0, whole genome shotgun sequence genome encodes:
- the LOC113781916 gene encoding LOW QUALITY PROTEIN: ABC transporter B family member 9-like (The sequence of the model RefSeq protein was modified relative to this genomic sequence to represent the inferred CDS: inserted 2 bases in 1 codon; substituted 1 base at 1 genomic stop codon), which translates to MIGGTLGAIGNGMSQPIMTVIFGKLINTLGGSSGKPDLLDEISKVCLDYVYLAIGAGIASILQMSCWMVTGERQATRIRGLYLKTILRQDISFFDTQTTTGEVIGRMSGDTVLIQEAMGEKVGKFIQFASTFLGGFVIGFIKGWRLAIVLCSCIPALVVAGGAMALFMSKMSSRGQIAYADAGNVLEQTVGAIRTVASFTGEKRAIKKYDDKLQVAYESTNKQGLVSGLGLGTILLIVFSIYGLAIYYGSRLVLTKGYNGGDVINVMMAIMMGGMSLGQTSPSLNAFSAGQAAAFKMFETIKRVPQIDAYDNSGIVLEDLKGEIDLKDVYFKYPARPDVQIFSGFTLHVPSGTTAALVGHSGSGKSTVISLLERFYDPEAGEVLVDGVNIKQLQIKWLRDKLGLVSQEPILFATSIRENILYGKPGATDSEIRTAIGLANAAKFIDKLPKGLDTMVGEHGTQLSGGQKQRIAIARAILKNPRILLLDEATSALDAESERIVQDALDKVMINRTTVVVAHRLTTIRNADLIAVVHAGKLVEQGTHSELIKDPNGAYYQLVRMQEGSRSNQAKGNSTKLDVEISEASIDLDDSLHRSLSQRMSLRSTSRGSSRHSFTLNFGVPGLIDIHEAEVGQDVHGTDEADLKKSQKFSLLRLFNLNKPELPFMLLGSIAACGHGVVFPVFGLLLSKCIRIFFEPPHELRKDARFWSLMLVGLGALTLAIVPVQNYLFGVAGGKLIQRIRSLSFQKVVHQEISWFDDPANSSGAVGARLSTDASTMRSLVGDALALVVQNLSTVVTGLVISFTANWILAFIVVAVLPFIGLQGFLQAKFHKGFSGDAKVIPAHXTQSQEKEKMQXTDTRLNALQVMYEEASQVANDAVGSIRTVASFCAEEKVMDTYQKKCEGPMKYGVKQGMVSGFSFGLGSSANYLATAFIFWIGARLIEHGKATFGDVFKVFFALTMAALGVSQTTALTPDINKAKVAAASIFEILDSKPKIDSSSDEGQVLATVKGDIELQHVSFRYPTRPDVQIFKDLCLLIPSGKTVALVGESGSGKSTVISLIERFYNPDSGHIYLDNVELWKLKINWLRQQMGLVGQEPVLFNETIRDNIAYGKRGNVTEEEIIAAAKAANAHNFISGLPQGYDTSVGERGVQLSGGQKQRIAIARAILKDPKILLLDEATSALDAESERIVQDALDKVMVNRTTVVVAHRLSTIKGADIIAVVKNGVIAEKGGHDTLMNIPDGVYASLVALHMTST; encoded by the exons ATGATTGGGGGAACACTCGGAGCCATTGGCAATGGTATGTCTCAGCCTATCATGACCGTGATATTTGGGAAGCTTATTAATACCTTGGGTGGTAGCAGTGGAAAACCAGATCTCTTAGATGAAATCTCGAAG GTGTGCCTTGATTATGTTTACTTGGCTATCGGCGCTGGCATTGCCTCCATTTTAC AGATGTCCTGCTGGATGGTAACTGGAGAAAGACAGGCGACCCGCATACGTGGTTTGTACTTGAAAACAATCTTGAGGCAAGACATTTCATTCTTTGACACTCAAACAACGACAGGAGAGGTCATTGGCAGAATGTCTGGAGACACAGTCCTCATCCAAGAAGCCATGGgtgaaaag GTAGGGAAATTCATCCAGTTTGCATCAACATTTCTTGGAGGATTTGTGATTGGTTTCATCAAGGGGTGGCGTTTGGCAATAGTCCTATGCAGTTGTATTCCTGCTCTGGTTGTTGCTGGAGGAGCTATGGCATTGTTCATGTCCAAAATGTCAAGCCGTGGCCAAATTGCTTATGCAGATGCAGGAAATGTATTAGAACAAACTGTAGGAGCAATTAGAACG GTTGCATCATTTACCGGAGAAAAGCGAGCAATCAAGAAATATGACGACAAACTACAGGTTGCTTATGAGTCGACAAATAAACAAGGACTGGTTTCAGGACTGGGACTTGGCACGATCTTGCTGATTGTCTTCTCTATTTATGGACTAGCAATATATTATGGATCCAGGCTAGTTTTAACCAAAGGATACAATGGTGGGGATGTCATTAATGTCATGATGGCCATAATGATGGGAGGAAT GTCATTGGGCCAAACATCTCCCAGTCTAAATGCATTTTCAGCAGGGCAAGCTGCAGCTTTCAAGATGTTTGAGACTATCAAGCGTGTACCCCAAATTGATGCATATGATAATAGTGGGATTGTCTTGGAAGACTTGAAGGGTGAAATTGACCTCAAGGATGTATACTTCAAGTATCCCGCAAGACCAGATGTGCAAATTTTCTCTGGATTCACATTGCACGTTCCTAGTGGCACGACTGCAGCTTTAGTAGGGCACAGTGGAAGTGGGAAATCGACAGTTATCAGTCTCTTGGAGAGATTTTATGACCCTGAAGCTGGGGAAGTGCTTGTTGATGGCGTGAACATTAAGCAGCTGCAGATCAAATGGTTAAGAGATAAATTAGGGCTAGTGAGCCAGGAGCCAATCCTATTTGCAACTTCCATAAGGGAAAACATACTGTATGGAAAACCAGGTGCAACGGACTCAGAAATCAGAACAGCAATTGGGCTGGCTAATGCTGCGAAATTCATCGACAAACTCCCTAAG GGGCTTGACACAATGGTCGGCGAACATGGAACTCAACTCTCTGGGGGACAAAAGCAGCGGATTGCAATTGCTAGAGCCATTCTAAAGAACCCAAGAATCCTTCTTCTTGATGAAGCGACAAGCGCTCTGGATGCAGAGTCGGAACGCATAGTACAAGACGCCCTTGATAAGGTTATGATCAACAGAACTACAGTGGTTGTTGCACATAGATTGACGACTATCAGAAATGCTGACCTCATAGCAGTAGTACATGCTGGTAAACTCGTTGAACAAG GAACTCATTCCGAGTTGATTAAAGATCCTAATGGCGCATACTACCAGCTTGTCCGTATGCAAGAGGGGTCCAGGTCCAACCAAGCTAAAGGAAATTCCACAAAATTGGACGTAGAGATATCAGAAGCTTCTATTGATTTAGATGACAGTTTACATAGGAGTTTGAGCCAAAGAATGTCTCTGAGATCCACGAGCAGAGGATCATCAAGACATTCCTTCACTCTCAATTTTGGAGTTCCTGGTCTCATTGACATCCATGAAGCAGAAGTAGGACAAGATGTACATGGAACTGATGAAGCTGACTTGAAGAAGAGCCAAAAATTCTCACTTTTACGACTCTTCAATTTAAACAAACCTGAGCTACCATTTATGCTGCTTGGTTCCATTGCTGCTTGTGGGCATGGTGTTGTCTTCCCTGTTTTTGGGCTCTTACTCTCAAAATGCATTAGAATTTTCTTTGAACCTCCACATGAACTAAGGAAAGATGCGAGATTTTGGTCACTGATGCTTGTTGGTTTAGGTGCTTTGACTTTGGCAATTGTACCAGTGCAGAATTACCTTTTTGGAGTTGCAGGTGGTAAATTAATACAAAGAATTCGATCTTTGTCATTTCAGAAAGTAGTCCACCAAGAAATCAGTTGGTTTGATGACCCTGCAAACTCGAG TGGTGCAGTGGGTGCGAGGTTGTCTACTGATGCTTCAACTATGAGGAGTTTGGTGGGCGATGCTTTGGCGCTAGTTGTCCAGAATCTGTCGACAGTAGTAACTGGGCTTGTGATCTCGTTTACTGCTAATTGGATACTAGCATTTATAGTTGTAGCCGTATTACCCTTCATTGGATTACAAGGATTTCTCCAGGCGAAGTTCCATAAGGGCTTTAGTGGAGATGCCAAGGTAATCCCTGCACA TACACAAAgccaggaaaaagaaaagatgcaGTGAACTGATACGCGTCTCAATGCTCTGCAGGTCATGTATGAAGAAGCAAGTCAGGTAGCAAATGATGCTGTTGGCAGTATTAGAACTGTTGCATCATTTTGTGCTGAAGAGAAGGTTATGGACACATATCAAAAGAAATGTGAAGGCCCCATGAAATATGGTGTTAAGCAAGGAATGGTCAGTGGCTTTAGCTTTGGACTTGGGTCTTCTGCAAACTATTTAGCAACTGCATTCATCTTCTGGATTGGAGCTCGTCTTATTGAACATGGGAAAGCAACCTTTGGTGATGTATTCAAG GTTTTCTTTGCATTGACAATGGCAGCTTTGGGAGTTTCCCAGACAACCGCTTTGACTCCAGATATTAACAAAGCTAAAGTTGCTGCTGCTTCTATATTTGAAATTCTTGATAGTAAGCCTAAGATTGATTCAAGCAGTGATGAGGGTCAAGTGCTTGCTACTGTGAAGGGTGACATTGAGTTGCAACATGTAAGCTTCAGGTATCCAACACGGCCCGATGTTCAAATTTTCAAGGATCTGTGCCTATTAATTCCTTCTGGAAAG ACTGTTGCCCTTGTTGGTGAAAGTGGTAGCGGGAAGTCCACAGTCATTAGCCTAATAGAGAGGTTCTATAATCCTGACTCCGGGCACATATATCTTGATAATGTGGAATTGTGGAAGCTGAAGATAAATTGGCTCAGGCAACAAATGGGGTTGGTGGGTCAAGAACCTGTACTCTTCAACGAAACAATTCGGGACAATATTGCCTATGGCAAACGGGGGAATGTAACAGAGGAGGAGATCATTGCTGCAGCAAAAGCTGCAAATGCACAtaacttcatttccggattgCCTCAGGGATATGATACTTCTGTTGGAGAAAGAGGGGTCCAGTTATCCGGTGGACAGAAGCAA